The DNA sequence TCATACACGAAGACAACGGCTCCCATCCGGGCCATTGTCGCGCACCGCTGCTGGGTCTGCTCCCGAAAACGGGCCGCTTCGTTGGGATCATGCCCGTGAGGACAAAGTACGGCGGGGCGTTTGCCAGTCATAGTCAGTGGCCGATATAAATTACCCGTCACAAAGAAGCCCGGCAAACTCTCGAAGGTCACGTTCTCAACGGTATAACCTTTCATAGTCCGCAGGCTGTGGCGAATGGGTTTGAGGGGTGCATAGGCTGGTTTAGCGGGTAGCTGCATACCCTCCCTCAGGCCCTGACGAACCAGGGCCGCTCGCTGCTCCCAGGAAGCACGATCATGGTGCGTTTCCGCAGCGTTGTGCAGTGCAGCAGCGCCCTCCGCTTCGGTGTAATAGGCACCCTGGCACAGATCAGGCCGATCGGGGTTAGGCTGGGCTACACTCGTGGCGATACCCACAGTGCAACAGAGTACAAAGGCGATTCCGACGTTCATAGGAGAAAGGATAAGACATCACCCAAAGCAGCCTACGCGGGTATGTTTACTGCCTAACGCTGCTGGAGAAAAGCGGCCAGCTCCATGCCCCAGGCTATGCCGATATGGATCAGCAAACCACCCCAGATGCTACGTGTACTCAGCGCCAGCACACCCAGCAAATAACCGCCGAAAACGGATGAAACGGCCTCACCCAATGGCCGGCCGAAGTGAATGGCGCAGTACCAGACTACCATCGGCAGCACCGCGCCGGGTCCCAGTACCCGGCTCATACCAATGACCAGGAATCCCCGGAACATCAATTCTGTTGGAACGAAGTCCCAGCCGTAGCAGAGTTCGTAAACCAGTGCCGTCACCCATTCGGGCACGTTGAAAAATTCGTTGGCACTGGTGTCTTTATACGTTGGGTACGAAGCCAGAAAGTCGGGCTGAAACGAAGCCAGCGTGATGAGCGGAACCATCAGCGCCAACAGGATAGCATACAGCGCCAGCCCTTTTCGCTTTGGTACCACCCCGTAAAAACCGGATGGGTACTGATCAACCAGCTTGTAGAACAAATAGAGCGGCAATACAACTGTCAGGAGCGATTGCAGATTGCGGAAGCAGTAGTAGAGAAAAACAAAGACCTGCCCACCAAACAACTGCTGGCTCCAGGCGTTGTGGGCGTAGAAACCGGCATAGGTGGCGTAACAGACGAGAGCGGTACTGCTCCTTAGCCAGAAGCCCCGGTTACGCCATACATCGGTCCGACGATGAAAAGTTGTCCAGAGCCACACGCTACCGTAGTAAGCCGTTGCATACAGACTAAAATAGAGGAATGGCCAGCGCGGATCGTTCTGGAACGCGTCGATGTAACTATCCTCAACATCGAACGCATAGTTTACAGCCAGCAGCAGCGAGAGCCAGAGGGCCGTAGCCATGTAAAGGTCGGGCCTGAAATCGGTGCGGAGATGGTGGCGAAGATCACGCCAAAGGGATTTCACAACGGTACCGGTCGGGGCGATTAAACACGAATGGCTGACCGGGCCGGAAACAGTCTCCAGCCAACAGCCAGCCAGTGCAAATCTATTCAGATTCCGGAATTATCCCGTTCCCGGTCTGCACCCGTTAACAGGCACACGAATAATCATCGTAACCGGGATACCTGGGCGACATATGACCGTCGACCCGAATTACGCGGTCAAGCGGGATTTGCTCGCCCGTAGCCAGTTCGAGATGGTCGACGCCATCGATATTAACGATTCCTTTCGTGAGTGCGTCAGCTTTGATGAACTCGCGCAACTCCGTGAAGTAATGAAGCCGGACATATTTGTTGATCGGGATCAACGCCATGAATTCGGCGTCGGTCATTGGGGCGGATGTGAGTGTGTTCGTTTCCATACTGCTACAACAACGGCGTAAAACGAAACGTGCCCCGGCTGATCAGCCGGGGCACGTTGCTACCGTAGTCCTGTTTGTATCTAATACCCTACCGTTTCCAGTTGCTTCTGGAACTCGCGAAGGATTGTTTCTTTCATGGCGATCTTCCGCTTCTGGGTATTGATCTTGTTCAGAATCTGCTTGTCTTCGTCCTTGTTCGGGTCGAGGCCGTCGGCATCCTGAAGCGCAAACTGCAGGTCACTTTTCTCGCGCTTGACGAGGTATTCCATCTCCCGAATTTTGGTACGGATTTGCTCCGACTGGCTTTTCAGTTCAAATGCCGGGTACTTGCGGGTCAGCACGCGACCCAGGTAGCTCAGTTCAAAAATCTTGTCGCAGGCGGCCCGGAATCGCTCGTTGACGGCTTTATCCTGTAGCTTAAACGGCACCCTGATTTCTTTCCAGCTGTTGAGCAGGACTTTGGCCCGCTCGGCGGCAGCGAAGATATCAGCCTGTTTTGACAGCTTCTCGGCTTCGTCGGCCATTTTCATCTGCTGCTCAATCCGGGGGTCAATCTTCGGCACGATCACAATGCCTTTCGCATCGTTATACTTGGCGTAGAAAGCGGTGGTTGCTTTCTTGAACGACTTGTACAGCTTTCCGCTTTTCTTGATGGGTACCTCGCCCACCTGTTTCCAGGCGTTGTTGAGCCGGCGAACCTCCTGAAATGCCGCGTCCAGATCGCCCAGACGATTAGCCCGGAACGCCAGCCGGATGAGTTCGTCGTACTTGTCGAGCCGCTCCTGAATAACCTTGTTCTGCTCGTTGAAGAATTCACGCCGGCGGGTAAAAAACCCATCAAGCAGTTCCTGAAACCGACCTTCAACCTCCGCTTCGACCGATTTGTCGACGGGTCCGGTTTTGATCCATTTCATTTTGATTTCCTGCAGGGCATCGGCCGTCTCGCGCCACTCGGTACTATTGGCAATGGCTTCGGCTTCGGCAATCAACGCGCGTTTGATTTCGAGGTTTTTGAGTTGATTGACAGAAATCAATCCCGACAGAATATCCTCCTGGGTGTCCAGTCGATCGAGCAGGGGCGGAAAATCACCGAGTGCATCGAAACCGAGTAATTTTTTCCGAAGCTGAACCAGTTTCGTTAAGTAAGACCCTTTGTTCTGGGCTTCTTCAATGTCCTTCTCTAACTGGGCTACTTTATTCTCGGCGATGATGAAGCGGTTCTTGAAATAATCGAGCGCTTCCTGCTCAGTGCGTTTGACTTCGCCAATCTGGCGGTCTTCAAAATTCAGGTAGCCTTTCAAAAATACCTTTCCGTCTTTGACGTAACCGTATTCGTCTACCAGTGAAGCGTTTTCCATTACTGTTCTTGGTTAAGGCTGCGCTGTGGGTTATTTTTGGGAGTTATTGCCAACCACAAATCTATCAGAAATTAATGAGTCAGGAAACCATAATTTTCTCAATGGCGGGCGTGAGTAAAAATATTCCGCCTAACCGACAAATCCTAAAGAACATATACCTTTCCTTCTTTTACGGCGCTAAAATCGGTGTTTTAGGTCTGAACGGTTCCGGTAAATCGACACTGATGCGCATCATTGCCGGTATCGATAAGAACTATACCGGGGAGGTTGTTTTCTCCCCCGGCTACTCCGTTGGCATGCTGGAACAGGAGCCTCAATTCACGCCCGGCCGTACCGTTCGCGAAATTGTGGAGGAAGGTGTTCAGGAAGTGGTAGACCTGCTGAAAGAGTTCGAGGTCATCAACGAGGCCTTTGGCGACCCCGATGCCGACTTCGATAAACTGATTGCCCGGCAGGGTGAAGTACAGGAGAAAATCGACCATTTCAACGGCTGGGAAATAGACCAGAAGCTCGAACGGGCGATGGACGCGCTACGTTGCCCCCCCCCGGACGCGGTCATCGATCACCTCTCCGGTGGCGAAAAGCGCCGGGTAGCCCTCTGCCGCCTGCTCCTGCAGCAACCCGACGTACTGCTGCTCGACGAGCCAACCAACCACCTCGATGCGGAGTCGGTATTGTGGCTGGAAGAACACCTGCGCCAGTATGCGGGAACGGTCATCGCCGTAACCCACGACCGCTACTTCCTGGACAACGTAGCGGGCTGGATTCTGGAACTCGACCGGGGCGAAGGTATTCCCTGGAAAGGAAACTATTCGTCGTGGCTGGAGCAGAAGCACAATCGGCTCGCTAAAGAAGAAAAGACCGAGTCGAAACGCCAGAAAACTCTGCAGCGTGAACTGGAATGGGTACGGATGGCACCCAAAGCCCGTCAGGCCAAATCCAAAGCCCGTTTGGGTGCCTACGAAAAACTCCTCGACGAGGATACGCGTCAGAAAGACGAGCGGCTCGAAATCTTTATTCCATCAGGCCCCCGGCTGGGTGCCAAAGTGATCGAGGCCGACGACGTGGCCAAGGCCTTTGGCGATCGGCTACTATTCGAACACCTGGGTTTCCGGCTGCCACAGGGCGGTATCGTGGGTATCATTGGTCCCAACGGAGCCGGTAAAACAACCTTATTCAAGCTCATCACCGGTCGCGACAAGCCCGATGCGGGTACGTTCGACGTGGGCGAGACGGTAAAAGTGGCTTACGTCGATCAGGAGCACGACGGCCTCGACCCCAACAAAACAGTGTACGAAACCATTGCGGGTGGTAATGACTGGATCATGCTGGGCGGCAAACAGGCCAACGCCCGTGCGTATGTAAGCCGGTTCAACTTCGCCGGTGCCGATCAGGAAAAGAAAGTAGGTACGCTGTCGGGGGGGGAGCGCAACCGGGTTCACCTGGCCATGACACTCAAGGAAGGCGCAAACCTGCTCCTGCTCGATGAGCCAACCAACGACCTCGACGTGAATACACTGCGGGCGCTGGAAGAAGGTCTGGAGAATTTTGCCGGGTGTGCCGTTGTCATTAGCCACGATCGCTGGTTCCTTGACCGTATTGCTACGCATATTCTGGCCTTTGAAGGCGACTCGCAGGTGTATTGGTTCGAAGGCAATTTCTCCGAATACGAAGAAAACCGACGCAAGCGCCTGGGTACCGACGCTACACCAACCCGAATCAAGTATAAGAAGCTGGCATAAGGTAAACTGTATGCAGGGGTCTATGGGTGGCGCGGCTTGACGCCGTGTCACCCATAGACCCCTATACGTTTAGATGTGGTAAACAATACGCCACAATGCCTTGTAGTAAGTAGGGTGTTCTACCCGACACTTCTTACACAAAAAGAACTTAACTATGACTCCGGTAAAAGGATATGCGGCCAAGGAAGTTGGTGCGGATCTTGTCCCGTTCGATTTTGAACGGCGCGACGTAGGCCCGCACGATGTAGCTATTGACATTTTATACTGTGGCGTTTGCCACTCCGATGTGCACCAGGTGCGCGACGAATGGGGCGGCTCCATGTTTCCTATGGTACCCGGCCACGAGATTGTCGGCCGCGTTACGAAGGTAGGTGACCACGTCACCAACTTTAAGGTGGGCGACCTCGCGGGCGTTGGCTGTATGGTCGATTCCTGCCAGCAATGCGCCAGCTGTCTGGAAGATGAGGAGCAGTACTGTGACCTCGGCAACGCAGGTACGTACAACAGCACCGAAATGGATCGGAAGACGCCAACCTACGGCGGTTACTCCAAGCACATTGTTGTCACGGAAAACTTCGTCCTGCACATTTCCGACAAACTGGATCTGGCGCGGGTGGCTCCGTTGCTCTGCGCTGGTATCACAACCTATTCACCACTGCGGCAGTGGAACATTGGTCAGGGTCATCGAGTTGCCGTTGTTGGCCTGGGTGGACTGGGCCATATGGCGGTCAAATTTGCGGCTGCCATGGGGGCCGAAGTAACTGTACTGAGCACCTCGCCTAAAAAGGAAGCCGATGCGAAAGAACTAGGGGCGCACAAATTCGTGGTTACCAAAGATCCGGAAGCGATGAAGGGTGTTCAGAATTACTTCGACTTTATCATCAATACCGTATCAGCTCCTCTCGACATGAACGCCTATCTCGGCCTGCTACGTCTGGATGGCACAATGGTCCTGCTGGGCGTTCCACCCGAAGCTCCTCAGGTGCACGCGTTCAACCTAATTGCTAAACGGCGTCGGTTGGCGGGCTCACTCATTGGCGGCATCAAGGAAACCCAGGAGATGCTGGACTATTGCGCCGAGCATAACATCATGTCCGACGTGGAGGTGATTCCCATAGCCGATATCAATACCGCGTACGATCGTATGATCAAAGGCGATGTTCATTACCGGTTCGTAATCGACCTGGCGACGTTGTAAGTAGTACAGCGTTGTTACGCAGCGATGCGCAGAGAAAAAGAAGATACGCAGAATTTATAGGCTCTCTGTGCATTTCCTCTTCCGCTGCGCATCGCTGCGTAACAGCTTTATCTTATCCGATTGCCTGCTTCAAATCCTCGATCAGGTCTTCGACATCTTCAATTCCGACGCTGAGCCGGATCAATGTGTCCTTCAGCCCGTTCTTTTCGCGTTCTTCCTTCGGGATGCTCGCGTGGGTCATGCTGGCCGGGTGCGTGCACAACGACTCAACTCCACCCAGCGACTCAGCCAGTGAAAACACCTGAAAACTCTCCATCACCCGAACCGCTTCGGGCATCGAATCGCCGTGGAGGGTGAACGAGAGCATACCGCCAAAACCCCGCATCTGGCGTTTGGCCAGTTCGTGGGTCGGGTGCGAGGGCAGACCAGGATAATTAACACTGCTTACCTTGGGATGCTGCTGTAAAAACAGAGCCACTTTGAGGGCATTTTCGCAATGCCGTTCCATCCGGATGTGCAGCGTTTTAATGCCCCGCAACACTAGGAAACAATCCTGCGGCCCCGGTACGGCCCCGCACGCATTCTGGATAAAAGCCAGCCGCTGCGCCGTTTCATCGTCGTTGAGAACTATAGCCCCCATGACCGTATCGGAGTGGCCCCCGAGGTATTTGGTCACCGAATGAACAACAATATCAGCGCCGAGGTCGAGTGGATTTTGCAGGTAAGGCGAGGCAAACGTATTGTCGACTACGAGCTGCATGCCGCGCGCTTTGGTGATAGCCGCAATAGCCGCAATATCAACCAGCCGAAGCAGGGGGTTGGTCGGGGTTTCGATCCAGACCATTTTCGTGGCGGGTGTAATAGCCGCTTCCAGATTGGCCGGATCCTCGAGACCAACGAATTTAAACGTCAGGCCAAACTCCTGAAAAACGCGTACCATAATCCGGTAGGTGCCGCCGTACAGATCGTTGCTGGCAATAATCTCATCGCCGGGGCGAAACAGCTTCAGAATGGCGTCAGTGGCTCCCAATCCTGATGAATAGCAAATACCGTGTTTACCATTTTCGAGGGCCGCCAGGTTATTTTGCAACACCGTTCGGGTGGGGTTCTGCGTCCGGGCATACTCGTAGCCTTTGTGCTTGCCCGGCGACTCCTGCACGTAGGTCGACGTTTGGTAGATGGGCGTCATAATAGCGCCCGTCGTTGGGTCCGGTTCGATACCGGCATGGATGGCTTTGGTTCCGAATTTCATATACGAAGGTAACAATTGTAAAGCGGACGTGGCTGCCCAACTGGCAACTGTTCCCGAACACAACGACCGCTTCCCGGTTACAGTAGGTAGTGAAAAGCCCTATTCTCCAGAAAATAACCGGCCCGGCCATTGCGGGGGTGGTCCTGTCCGTCCTGCCGATTGTGTTTACGTCGGTGTTGACGTACTATGCCGTTTTGCACGAAGAGTATATCCGAAGTTTGACGAGTTGGCAATGGGCCATCCTCACCGTCATCTTCTCCATCACATCGGCCGGGTTGACGCCCCCCACGATCCTGGCGCTCATCTTTGGATATTTCCTGGGTTGGAACGCCCTCCTGCCCATACTGGTTGTCAACTTCGGCGGTATCCTGTTCATCAACCTCATCGTCCGGTGGATTGATCACGAGCGGTTCATGCGTTTCCTGCGCCGAAACCCAAAAGCCCAATCGGTACTGGACCGGATTCTGAACAAAGAGCTGGAGGTTATTTTTTTCGCCAAGCTCTCTCCCATTCTCCCCTTCGGATTAACCAATCTTATGTTCGCCCTTTCGGGAGCTAAACTCAGCAATATTCTGCTGGGTGGTTTCCTGGGTATGACTCCCCGTACCTTACTGGCGATCTGGTCAGGACGGGAAGCCCGCGAAATCAGGACTTTGCTGGACAACCCGAATCAAAGCTTCTGGGGGCAGATCGTTGTCGTCGTGCTGATTCTCGTTTCTATTGCCGGTCTCTGGCAGGTTATTCAGCGAGCTCTGAAAAAGAACGAATAAGGTTAGCGCGCCATCCGTTCGGCCGTCAGCTGAATCAGGTGGTTATGGCCCGTTTTTAATACGGTCAGGTCAAAATGCTGCAATTGGTTCGCCAGGGGCAGGATGAAACTGCCGGGTACAATACGGTCGAAAGCCCCCGTAAAAAACTGAACCTGTACTGCGTGTCGGTTTAATGAGGACGCCAGCTTACTGATAGTCGGATTTATCAGCCGGAACTGTGTCCACACGGTATACACCAGCCTGCGCTGCGTTGGTGTACTCAGCGATAGCTCCGCAAAGCGCATAACCGTTCGGTTGAGTAAACCAACCCGGACCAGTGCGTGACCCGCCCGTTCGAGTGTGGACAAATGATATAACCCGTAGCGAAAGAGCCAGCGGCCCGTGGTGGTTGCCGTTGCCAGGTCATACCACGTGCTCCGGGTGATGCCATCCGGAGCAATCAGAATCAGCCGGTCAACCCGGTCCGCAAAAGCTTCAACCGTTGACAGCGCAAACCGACCGCCCAGGCTAAACCCCGTGATTGAAAACCGACCGATGCGCTGCGCATCCAGAAACGCGCCAATTAACCTTTGCCAATCGTTTTTTGTTAGTAGATGGTCGCCCGCGTACCGGCTATCGCCGTGAAAGAAAAGATCGATAGCCAGCACCGTAAACTGGTGACCAACCAGTTCATTTACGGGGCTGAATACATGACCGTTTTGCCCGAAACCATGAAAAGCCAGCAGCGTTACGGGGCCATGTCCAAGGATACGGTACGCCAGTCGGTTGCCTTCATAATCAAAAAATAAAACGTCACTGGCTTCGGTCATGGCCGCAAATTGCAAAAAACCACAATATCGATGCAAACCTTCGCTAACCTGGCCGACTTTACGGCCCATGCCGGGCAGTCGCTTGGCGAAACCGAGTACATGACGATTACGCAGGAAATGGTCGACCTGTTTGCGCAGGCCACCGGCGACCACCAGTGGATTCATACCAATCCCGATCGGGCCGCCCTCGAATCGCCCTACAAAGCAGCTATCGCCCATGGTTTTCTGACCCTGTCACTGGCCCCCAAACTTATGGCCGAGATCTACCGGGTCGAATCCGTTAAGATGGGTGTCAACTACGGTGCCAACAAAATCCGGTTTACGAATGCCGTACCGGTTGGGAGCCGATTGCGCATGAAAGCCTGGCTGCACCACGCCGAACCTGACGGACGCACAACACCCTCCGGCGCCGATCAGGCCACCGAACAGCCGTCCAGTTCAGTCCGCGCCATCGTCGAATGCGTATTCGAAGTAGAAGGCGCTACCAAACCGGCCTGCGTAGCCGAACTGATCACTCTGTTATTTGAGTGATGACGTCATACTAATGGTATGCATGCATACCATTAGTCCTATTTTTCCTTATCTTTACGCTATTCTCAACAAACATCAACAACAACCAACCTAAAAACACAATCGGATGGCAACGGCAACGCTGGAGTTACAGGGATTGAATTTTAATTTATCGGAAGAGCATGTAGCCGTTCAGGAAGCTGCGCGCGATTTTGCGCAGAATGAATTGATGCCCGGCATCGTCGAGCGCGATAACGAAGCGCGTTTTCCGGCCGCGCAGGTCAAGCGCATGGGTGAACTGGGCTTCATGGGCATGATGGTATCGCCCGACTACGGGGGCGGGGGTATGGATACAGTTTCCTACGTGCTGGCCATGGAGGAGATCTCCAAGGTCGATGCATCGGCGTCGGTTATCATGTCGGTCAACAATTCACTCGTCTGCTACGGCCTGGAAGCTTTCGGTACCGAAGCCCAGAAACAAACCTACCTGACCCGCCTGGCTTCTGGCGAAACAATCGGTGCGTTTTGCCTCTCTGAACCAGAAGCCGGGTCCGACGCTACCTCGCAGACCACTACGGCCGAAGACAAGGGCGACTATTATTTAGTGAACGGCACCAAAAACTGGATCACTAACGGTAATTCATCGGGTATTTGTCTGGTCATCGCCCAAACTGATCGGGAGAAGAAGCACAAAGGCATCAATTGCCTGATTGTGGAGAAAGGAACGCCGGGTTTTGTGGTTGGCAAAAAGGAAGACAAAATGGGCATCCGGGCATCCGATACCCATTCACTGCTATTCACTGACGTACAGGTCCCGAAGGCAAACCGTATTGGCGAAGACGGATTTGGCTTTAAATTTGCCATGTCGACGCTGAACGGCGGGCGTATCGGTATTGCTGCGCAGGCTCTCGGAATTGCCGCCGGTGCCTACGAACTGGCCCTGAAATACAGCCAGGAACGCCGGGCGTTTGGCAAGCAAATCTTTGACCATCAGGCCATTCAGTTCAAACTGGCTGAAATGGCGACCAAAATCGAGGCTGCCCGGCTGCTGGTGTACAAAGCGGCCCGGCTCAAAGATGAACATAAAGACTACGTACAGGCAGCGGCTATGGCCAAACTGTTCGCGTCGGACGTCGCTATGTGGGCAACGACCGAGGCCGTACAGATTCATGGAGGCTACGGCTACGTAAAAGAATTTCACGTTGAACGGCTGATGCGCGACGCCAAAATCACCCAGATTTATGAGGGTACGTCGGAAATACAAAAACTTGTGATCGCCCGGGAGCTTATTCGCTAAGTATTTTCACCGATAAATAGAAATTTTCTGAGGGTAGAGTGCGTGTTCCAGGCGAATACGCACTCTTTTTTTTGTAAAAGGAAACTTTTATACTTGTATTAGTTTTGTACAAATTATTAGTTTTGTGCAACTTTAGGCGCAGATCCATTTTACAGACATTTCCTTTCAGTTATGGAAGACTATAATAAAATCATCGAATCGCTGGGCGTCAAGTTCATCAAGGCCCGTAACATTCGGATTCTTCAACCGATTACGATCAAGAATTTCTACGATGTTGAGAACACGTTGCTGATTCTGTACAACGGCGAAGTGTCCATCGGCGACGAAAAAATAAAAGTGGACGTTGGCGACATGCTGTTCATTCCGGGCGGTAAACACGTTACTGTTACCTACGGTGACCCCTCAAATGCCCGTGGCGTATCAAACGAAGAGTTTATGACCCACCGGGAGTCGTACTGGGAAGGGAATCATGATCCGAAGCTGATCGGGCATATGCCAAACTCATTTGGCTACGTATCGTTCGAAGCCAAGGTGTTCGACTCGGTTAACTTCTTCAACTCGCTCGACGTTCCTCCGTTCATCATCAAGCGGGAAGACCACCTGGCCAACACCATCGACCAGATTCTGGCCGAAGACATGACCGATCTGGCGGGGAAGGGCCGGATCATCAAGATCAAGACCGAAGAGATCGTCATTGAAGTTGTTCGGTACATCCTGAAGAACCGCCTGTTCGTTGAGCAGCTGGTGACCAACAGTACCTACTTCAAAGACCCGCGCCTGATCGACATCTTTGCCTATATCAAAGAAAATCTCGGGGGCGACCTGTCGAACAAGGTGCTGGCAAACGTAGCGAACGTGTCAGAGGATTATGTAGGCCAGTACTTCAAGATGTTGACCGGTATTAACCCACAGGACTACATCGAGTATCAGCGCATGGAAGCCGCCGTTGGCCTGCTACGGACCAGCAAGAAGAGTATCCGGGCTATTGGTGCCGAAGTGGGCTACAAAGACACCGCCTACTTCTGCCGTCGGTTTAAAATGATGTTCGGTATTCCAGCCGGAAAAATGCGCCGTCGCGAATCGCTGATGAACGTCTAGACTCCGGTCCATCACTAAATAAGCCAAAGAGTCGGAAGATGGCCGGTGCGAGCAAAACCCATTCGCACCGGCCATCTTCCGACTCTTCGGCTTATTTAGTGATCAGTTATCTGTTATTGCATATTTACCTCGATCGGTAACGTGTAAAACACCGATACCGACTGGCCTTTTACTTGCCCGGGACGCCAGCGGGGCATTTTCTCGACGGCAGCGATGATTGCTGTCATAAACTCCTGCATACCCTTTCGCATCTCTTTGGGCAGGGGTTTGGTAGTAATCCGGACATCATGCACCTTGCCCGCCTTGTCGATGATGAATTTTGCCGAGACAGGGCCCGTATTGTAGTTCTTGCGCATCAGCGAACTCGGAAACTTAATGTTCTGCGCCAGATATTGACTCAGCGCAGCAGCCCCGCCCGGAAACTCCGGCTGTTCCTCAACAACGGTATATACTAATTCTTTGGGC is a window from the Spirosoma rigui genome containing:
- a CDS encoding CPBP family intramembrane glutamic endopeptidase — translated: MKSLWRDLRHHLRTDFRPDLYMATALWLSLLLAVNYAFDVEDSYIDAFQNDPRWPFLYFSLYATAYYGSVWLWTTFHRRTDVWRNRGFWLRSSTALVCYATYAGFYAHNAWSQQLFGGQVFVFLYYCFRNLQSLLTVVLPLYLFYKLVDQYPSGFYGVVPKRKGLALYAILLALMVPLITLASFQPDFLASYPTYKDTSANEFFNVPEWVTALVYELCYGWDFVPTELMFRGFLVIGMSRVLGPGAVLPMVVWYCAIHFGRPLGEAVSSVFGGYLLGVLALSTRSIWGGLLIHIGIAWGMELAAFLQQR
- a CDS encoding DUF349 domain-containing protein, giving the protein MENASLVDEYGYVKDGKVFLKGYLNFEDRQIGEVKRTEQEALDYFKNRFIIAENKVAQLEKDIEEAQNKGSYLTKLVQLRKKLLGFDALGDFPPLLDRLDTQEDILSGLISVNQLKNLEIKRALIAEAEAIANSTEWRETADALQEIKMKWIKTGPVDKSVEAEVEGRFQELLDGFFTRRREFFNEQNKVIQERLDKYDELIRLAFRANRLGDLDAAFQEVRRLNNAWKQVGEVPIKKSGKLYKSFKKATTAFYAKYNDAKGIVIVPKIDPRIEQQMKMADEAEKLSKQADIFAAAERAKVLLNSWKEIRVPFKLQDKAVNERFRAACDKIFELSYLGRVLTRKYPAFELKSQSEQIRTKIREMEYLVKREKSDLQFALQDADGLDPNKDEDKQILNKINTQKRKIAMKETILREFQKQLETVGY
- the ettA gene encoding energy-dependent translational throttle protein EttA, with translation MSQETIIFSMAGVSKNIPPNRQILKNIYLSFFYGAKIGVLGLNGSGKSTLMRIIAGIDKNYTGEVVFSPGYSVGMLEQEPQFTPGRTVREIVEEGVQEVVDLLKEFEVINEAFGDPDADFDKLIARQGEVQEKIDHFNGWEIDQKLERAMDALRCPPPDAVIDHLSGGEKRRVALCRLLLQQPDVLLLDEPTNHLDAESVLWLEEHLRQYAGTVIAVTHDRYFLDNVAGWILELDRGEGIPWKGNYSSWLEQKHNRLAKEEKTESKRQKTLQRELEWVRMAPKARQAKSKARLGAYEKLLDEDTRQKDERLEIFIPSGPRLGAKVIEADDVAKAFGDRLLFEHLGFRLPQGGIVGIIGPNGAGKTTLFKLITGRDKPDAGTFDVGETVKVAYVDQEHDGLDPNKTVYETIAGGNDWIMLGGKQANARAYVSRFNFAGADQEKKVGTLSGGERNRVHLAMTLKEGANLLLLDEPTNDLDVNTLRALEEGLENFAGCAVVISHDRWFLDRIATHILAFEGDSQVYWFEGNFSEYEENRRKRLGTDATPTRIKYKKLA
- a CDS encoding NAD(P)-dependent alcohol dehydrogenase, translating into MTPVKGYAAKEVGADLVPFDFERRDVGPHDVAIDILYCGVCHSDVHQVRDEWGGSMFPMVPGHEIVGRVTKVGDHVTNFKVGDLAGVGCMVDSCQQCASCLEDEEQYCDLGNAGTYNSTEMDRKTPTYGGYSKHIVVTENFVLHISDKLDLARVAPLLCAGITTYSPLRQWNIGQGHRVAVVGLGGLGHMAVKFAAAMGAEVTVLSTSPKKEADAKELGAHKFVVTKDPEAMKGVQNYFDFIINTVSAPLDMNAYLGLLRLDGTMVLLGVPPEAPQVHAFNLIAKRRRLAGSLIGGIKETQEMLDYCAEHNIMSDVEVIPIADINTAYDRMIKGDVHYRFVIDLATL
- a CDS encoding cystathionine gamma-synthase, with amino-acid sequence MKFGTKAIHAGIEPDPTTGAIMTPIYQTSTYVQESPGKHKGYEYARTQNPTRTVLQNNLAALENGKHGICYSSGLGATDAILKLFRPGDEIIASNDLYGGTYRIMVRVFQEFGLTFKFVGLEDPANLEAAITPATKMVWIETPTNPLLRLVDIAAIAAITKARGMQLVVDNTFASPYLQNPLDLGADIVVHSVTKYLGGHSDTVMGAIVLNDDETAQRLAFIQNACGAVPGPQDCFLVLRGIKTLHIRMERHCENALKVALFLQQHPKVSSVNYPGLPSHPTHELAKRQMRGFGGMLSFTLHGDSMPEAVRVMESFQVFSLAESLGGVESLCTHPASMTHASIPKEEREKNGLKDTLIRLSVGIEDVEDLIEDLKQAIG
- a CDS encoding TVP38/TMEM64 family protein produces the protein MKSPILQKITGPAIAGVVLSVLPIVFTSVLTYYAVLHEEYIRSLTSWQWAILTVIFSITSAGLTPPTILALIFGYFLGWNALLPILVVNFGGILFINLIVRWIDHERFMRFLRRNPKAQSVLDRILNKELEVIFFAKLSPILPFGLTNLMFALSGAKLSNILLGGFLGMTPRTLLAIWSGREAREIRTLLDNPNQSFWGQIVVVVLILVSIAGLWQVIQRALKKNE
- a CDS encoding alpha/beta hydrolase, with product MTEASDVLFFDYEGNRLAYRILGHGPVTLLAFHGFGQNGHVFSPVNELVGHQFTVLAIDLFFHGDSRYAGDHLLTKNDWQRLIGAFLDAQRIGRFSITGFSLGGRFALSTVEAFADRVDRLILIAPDGITRSTWYDLATATTTGRWLFRYGLYHLSTLERAGHALVRVGLLNRTVMRFAELSLSTPTQRRLVYTVWTQFRLINPTISKLASSLNRHAVQVQFFTGAFDRIVPGSFILPLANQLQHFDLTVLKTGHNHLIQLTAERMAR
- a CDS encoding MaoC family dehydratase, whose protein sequence is MQTFANLADFTAHAGQSLGETEYMTITQEMVDLFAQATGDHQWIHTNPDRAALESPYKAAIAHGFLTLSLAPKLMAEIYRVESVKMGVNYGANKIRFTNAVPVGSRLRMKAWLHHAEPDGRTTPSGADQATEQPSSSVRAIVECVFEVEGATKPACVAELITLLFE
- a CDS encoding acyl-CoA dehydrogenase, which translates into the protein MATATLELQGLNFNLSEEHVAVQEAARDFAQNELMPGIVERDNEARFPAAQVKRMGELGFMGMMVSPDYGGGGMDTVSYVLAMEEISKVDASASVIMSVNNSLVCYGLEAFGTEAQKQTYLTRLASGETIGAFCLSEPEAGSDATSQTTTAEDKGDYYLVNGTKNWITNGNSSGICLVIAQTDREKKHKGINCLIVEKGTPGFVVGKKEDKMGIRASDTHSLLFTDVQVPKANRIGEDGFGFKFAMSTLNGGRIGIAAQALGIAAGAYELALKYSQERRAFGKQIFDHQAIQFKLAEMATKIEAARLLVYKAARLKDEHKDYVQAAAMAKLFASDVAMWATTEAVQIHGGYGYVKEFHVERLMRDAKITQIYEGTSEIQKLVIARELIR